In a genomic window of Methanogenium sp. S4BF:
- a CDS encoding NosD domain-containing protein has product MNGKTTTAAAILLLAFFVFVCAQAQTISVTPSGGDYPVLQQALDTASPGDVIMIAAGTYPGGVMVNVPVTLSGEDGAMVGTNADTVALYVNADDVVIRNLACTASGAGIIANETDGLQADRCRVISDDTGILLTGCSNCAITSTEVTAKRTGIETTFCNATTISKSRVSAGSVGIAMKDSSDAAVEEVRILGAEIGILMENSGGCRLDAVTFAGIGDAVLGIGITDCTITGSVFTDVTQYVQFYAASGCSIEAPSLQGPAFFAADIFSDTGYRWGPYSVTGRDFALLYDSYETPEGYLLFGDAMNITFIAAAESPEPPSVTITADLPANTTGIAENTYGLYRTDGTAPVLVAVPEVSDSGPEILRMNVTEPGHIALMARAEAEETPYYYIFLWVVVALGVLLLLVLWRRR; this is encoded by the coding sequence ATGAACGGAAAAACGACAACGGCGGCCGCCATTCTTCTGCTCGCCTTCTTCGTGTTTGTATGCGCTCAGGCCCAGACCATCTCTGTCACGCCCTCAGGAGGAGACTATCCCGTCCTGCAGCAGGCACTGGATACCGCCTCACCGGGTGATGTGATTATGATTGCAGCAGGCACCTATCCGGGCGGGGTGATGGTCAATGTGCCGGTCACTCTCTCGGGCGAAGACGGCGCCATGGTAGGGACCAATGCTGACACGGTCGCTCTCTATGTGAATGCAGATGATGTTGTCATCCGTAATCTGGCCTGCACCGCATCGGGTGCCGGCATCATCGCAAACGAGACGGACGGGCTGCAGGCAGACAGATGCCGGGTCATCAGCGATGACACCGGCATCCTCCTTACGGGCTGCAGTAACTGTGCAATCACCAGCACCGAGGTCACGGCCAAAAGGACAGGCATCGAAACAACATTCTGCAATGCCACAACTATCTCCAAATCCCGTGTTTCAGCCGGCAGTGTTGGGATAGCCATGAAAGACTCCTCTGATGCCGCAGTGGAAGAAGTACGCATTCTTGGCGCTGAGATTGGAATTCTGATGGAGAATTCAGGCGGATGCAGACTGGATGCCGTCACCTTCGCAGGGATCGGCGACGCTGTCCTCGGAATTGGCATCACCGACTGCACCATCACCGGTTCCGTATTTACGGATGTCACCCAGTATGTCCAGTTCTATGCGGCGTCCGGATGCAGTATTGAAGCCCCTTCTCTGCAGGGACCTGCGTTTTTTGCGGCAGACATCTTCTCCGACACCGGGTACCGGTGGGGCCCGTATTCCGTTACCGGGCGGGACTTCGCTCTGCTGTATGATTCATATGAGACTCCTGAAGGCTACCTGCTCTTCGGGGACGCAATGAACATCACGTTCATCGCAGCAGCAGAATCACCGGAACCGCCTTCAGTCACCATCACTGCAGACCTTCCGGCGAACACGACCGGAATTGCAGAAAATACCTATGGACTGTACCGCACCGATGGCACCGCACCGGTACTGGTGGCAGTCCCGGAGGTATCAGACTCAGGGCCGGAGATACTGCGGATGAACGTAACAGAACCCGGACATATCGCCCTTATGGCCCGGGCAGAAGCGGAGGAGACACCGTATTATTACATCTTCCTCTGGGTGGTTGTCGCCCTCGGTGTTTTGCTGCTTCTGGTGCTGTGGCGAAGGCGCTGA